From a single Actinomyces viscosus genomic region:
- a CDS encoding sensor histidine kinase, whose product MTAMPSIASPTERQPLRWYRRRRRWIGIISWELLHAALWIPTFLLLIPMTLLFHLTVPLAAALERVVARALGVDAPSGRKEGERKTPWLLARVAHGEFWRQDLPLCLGGLALSTASFFLGGFFVLLTGTGFLAPFMASAEDPIVFHLGDPEVRMTGPGTAWPLVPLGLVGLALTAGVLLGFGMLRLLLVEALSGERQAQHIKQLTAEVGHLTASRATLMDAFEAERTRIERDLHDGAQQDLVALAMSLGGLRLAAQSLPEDEDTAESRTALLEGIDAAQDRAEAALRDLRETVRGIRPAVLSERGLAPALRDLAGRAPLPISVVVEAEEADLARISQPVATVVYFAVAEAITNAAKHARAGRAAVALRCTGTGLSAVVTDDGRGGADPERENATGLRGMAQRVESIGGHLEVSSPDGGGTRLTITAPLTPPWGGEGREDEQAGERQDSAAQTQGLSPASEV is encoded by the coding sequence ATGACCGCAATGCCCTCCATCGCGTCCCCCACCGAGCGCCAGCCGCTCCGCTGGTACCGCCGGCGGCGCCGGTGGATCGGCATCATCAGCTGGGAGCTCCTGCACGCCGCGCTGTGGATACCGACGTTCTTGCTCCTCATCCCCATGACCCTCCTGTTCCACCTGACGGTCCCACTGGCGGCGGCGCTGGAGCGCGTCGTCGCGCGCGCTCTGGGGGTGGACGCCCCTTCCGGCCGCAAGGAGGGCGAGCGCAAGACCCCGTGGCTGCTCGCTCGCGTGGCCCACGGGGAGTTCTGGCGGCAGGACCTGCCCCTGTGCCTGGGCGGCCTGGCACTGAGCACGGCGTCGTTCTTCCTCGGCGGGTTCTTCGTCCTTCTGACCGGCACCGGCTTCCTGGCGCCCTTCATGGCCTCTGCGGAGGACCCGATCGTGTTTCACCTGGGCGACCCCGAGGTGAGAATGACCGGCCCGGGCACCGCCTGGCCGCTGGTGCCGCTCGGGCTGGTCGGCCTCGCCCTCACCGCCGGGGTGCTCCTGGGCTTCGGGATGCTGCGGCTGCTGCTGGTGGAGGCGCTCTCGGGCGAGCGCCAGGCGCAGCACATCAAGCAGCTGACCGCCGAGGTCGGTCACCTCACGGCCAGCCGCGCCACCCTCATGGACGCCTTCGAGGCTGAGCGCACCCGCATCGAGCGGGACCTGCACGACGGCGCCCAGCAGGACCTCGTCGCCCTGGCCATGAGCCTGGGCGGGCTGCGCCTGGCCGCCCAGTCCCTGCCCGAGGACGAGGACACCGCGGAGTCCCGGACCGCGCTGCTGGAGGGGATCGATGCGGCGCAGGACCGCGCGGAGGCGGCCCTGCGGGACCTGCGTGAGACGGTGCGCGGCATCCGCCCGGCGGTCCTGTCCGAGCGCGGGCTGGCGCCGGCCCTGCGAGACCTGGCGGGCCGGGCGCCACTGCCGATCAGCGTCGTCGTCGAGGCCGAGGAGGCCGACCTGGCCCGGATCTCCCAGCCGGTGGCCACGGTCGTCTACTTCGCGGTGGCCGAGGCGATCACGAACGCCGCCAAGCACGCACGGGCCGGACGCGCCGCGGTCGCACTGCGCTGCACGGGCACCGGCCTGAGCGCCGTCGTGACCGACGACGGACGCGGTGGGGCCGACCCCGAGCGCGAGAACGCCACCGGCCTGCGCGGCATGGCGCAGCGGGTGGAGTCCATCGGCGGGCACCTGGAGGTCAGCTCCCCCGATGGCGGTGGGACCCGGCTGACGATCACGGCGCCGTTGACGCCGCCGTGGGGCGGGGAGGGACGGGAGGATGAGCAGGCGGGTGAGCGGCAGGACTCGGCCGCCCAGACGCAAGGGCTCTCACCGGCATCGGAGGTCTGA
- a CDS encoding response regulator transcription factor yields MRILLADDAALLREGLAGLLTTAGHEVVAQVADADALRVEVERLADAGELPDVVVTDVRMPPTGTDDGLRAAIDLRRAHPGLPVVVLSAYVAGPYVQDLLEETESPRAPASPAGPGSSGGSAGSGGAVGYLLKERVGRVADFLHSLDVVVGGGVVIDPEVVSHLMKAARAAGSGAGEAAEAGASTGAPARTATAPGPRAATPGGVASPSTPSGGISRAASGGEGLDRLTRREQEVLELMAQGLSNAQIAERLVLSDGAVAKHVANIFRGLDLQPGEENRRVRAVLAWLHSRA; encoded by the coding sequence ATGAGGATCCTGCTCGCCGACGACGCCGCCCTCCTGCGCGAGGGGCTGGCAGGGCTGCTGACGACCGCCGGGCACGAGGTCGTGGCGCAGGTGGCCGATGCCGACGCCCTGCGCGTGGAGGTCGAGCGTCTGGCCGACGCCGGGGAGCTGCCCGACGTCGTCGTCACCGACGTGCGGATGCCTCCGACCGGCACGGACGACGGGCTGCGCGCCGCCATTGACCTGCGCCGCGCCCATCCGGGGCTGCCGGTGGTGGTGCTGAGCGCCTACGTGGCCGGGCCCTACGTGCAGGACCTGCTCGAGGAGACGGAGTCCCCGAGGGCCCCGGCGTCCCCGGCCGGGCCGGGTAGTTCCGGCGGCTCGGCCGGCTCGGGTGGCGCCGTGGGCTACCTGCTCAAGGAGCGCGTGGGGCGGGTGGCGGACTTCCTGCACTCGCTCGACGTCGTCGTGGGCGGCGGGGTGGTCATCGACCCGGAGGTGGTCTCCCACCTCATGAAGGCGGCCCGTGCCGCCGGCTCCGGGGCCGGGGAGGCTGCGGAGGCCGGCGCGTCCACCGGCGCACCGGCGAGGACGGCCACCGCGCCCGGTCCCCGGGCCGCGACGCCGGGCGGGGTGGCCTCGCCGTCGACGCCGTCGGGCGGGATCTCGCGTGCGGCGTCGGGCGGGGAGGGGCTGGACCGGCTGACGCGGCGCGAGCAGGAGGTGCTCGAGCTCATGGCGCAGGGGCTGTCGAACGCGCAGATCGCCGAGCGGCTGGTGCTCTCCGACGGGGCGGTGGCCAAGCACGTGGCGAATATCTTCCGGGGACTGGACCTGCAGCCGGGCGAGGAGAACCGGCGCGTGCGGGCCGTCCTGGCCTGGCTGCACTCCCGCGCCTGA
- the upp gene encoding uracil phosphoribosyltransferase: protein MRLHVADHPLINHKLSVLRDERTPSAVFRQLVDELVTLLAYEATREVRTEEVEIRTPVALAQCRRLADPRPIVVPILRAGLGMLEGMTRLLPTAEVGFLGMKRDEDTLDVETYANRLPDDLSGRQCFVIDPMLATGHTLVAAIDYLLERGARDVTAICLIAAPEGVKTLEEAVGGRANVTVVTAGVDERLNEHAYIVPGLGDAGDRLYGIVD from the coding sequence ATGCGCCTCCACGTTGCCGACCACCCCCTCATCAACCACAAGCTCTCCGTCCTGCGTGACGAGAGGACGCCGTCGGCGGTCTTCCGCCAGCTGGTGGACGAGCTCGTCACCCTGCTCGCCTACGAGGCGACCCGCGAGGTGCGCACCGAGGAGGTGGAGATCCGCACCCCCGTGGCGCTGGCGCAGTGCCGCCGGCTGGCCGACCCGCGGCCGATCGTCGTGCCGATCCTGCGCGCGGGCCTGGGGATGCTGGAAGGCATGACCCGCCTGCTGCCCACGGCGGAGGTCGGCTTCCTGGGGATGAAGCGCGATGAGGACACCCTGGATGTGGAGACCTACGCCAACCGCCTGCCCGATGACCTCTCGGGCCGCCAGTGCTTCGTCATCGACCCCATGCTCGCCACCGGTCACACCCTCGTGGCCGCCATCGACTACCTGCTGGAGCGCGGGGCGCGCGACGTCACCGCGATCTGCCTCATCGCCGCCCCCGAGGGGGTCAAGACGCTGGAGGAGGCGGTCGGCGGGCGCGCGAACGTCACGGTGGTGACCGCCGGGGTCGACGAGCGACTCAACGAGCACGCCTACATCGTGCCCGGGCTCGGCGACGCCGGGGACCGCCTCTACGGCATCGTCGACTGA
- a CDS encoding variant leucine-rich repeat-containing protein, which produces MTTGHSPSSGDYDATTALSRFASPQDLERIAATRPDLHSILATNPSIPPQVRAMLEQSDDAVVQEVLARQAGRAASQAAGPTPPAQAAQPSQPAQPQAPGQIDAMAPTMAVGTAAGTVEAQPQQSAAAGSGYGQVPQGYGSVQPTAPGAAPQQGAPQGYGRTTAQPPQSPLPQDPSQVAQPVALPPSAQPYSAPSMQSAAQPVDQQTAMPPGVRSAAPAGYAHGQSGAPSGYGPGQAQAYDPGQAYGPSQSAAPAYGAEMYAQQAQPRKRRGLKVLAIILPVALLLTGGGVAAWYFLSRSNVYAASRDISVSDAWTKGASKTWSADVEADAEPYVAGDYFLTFNKSTSTLTGYTPLGSGMKEAWKADIDDESLTSSYALLPEFQLWGKKTLVYKSTLIDLESGKTSSAPWEEDKYALITDDIAIGCTSSGKCTAWDSQKKQKWSHEIAGVEEMPESPYLDTGAVLVKDNHRYTGLFNAVIDIDTGDTTILGGKRVNNDSSVTFLNDGWVVNQREKDASEDDSGSSEPSKWRTTIYDFKGKKKTSYLMDADKKKLPAIADNTLISAEEFVTFYKDNDLNKAPFTFSSEGSGCVSKITSKDGNSTSVVNPEESSDHNSEDNPCPSNTAASQGGKIAELATWRHGDASSILLLMEVSTGRTIEFTGIDWQNGDSLIAVKPNLIIGYDKDDGKVSGFKPAS; this is translated from the coding sequence ATGACGACGGGGCACTCACCTTCTTCCGGGGACTACGACGCGACGACGGCGCTCAGCAGGTTCGCCTCGCCTCAGGACCTTGAGCGGATCGCCGCCACCCGCCCCGACCTGCACTCGATCCTGGCGACCAACCCGTCGATCCCGCCCCAGGTCCGCGCGATGCTGGAGCAGTCCGACGACGCCGTCGTCCAGGAGGTGCTGGCGCGCCAGGCCGGGCGGGCAGCGTCCCAGGCCGCGGGTCCGACGCCGCCGGCGCAGGCGGCACAGCCGTCGCAGCCGGCGCAACCGCAGGCTCCGGGCCAGATTGACGCCATGGCGCCCACCATGGCGGTGGGGACGGCTGCGGGGACCGTGGAAGCTCAGCCTCAGCAGAGCGCCGCCGCCGGGTCCGGTTATGGTCAGGTTCCTCAGGGCTACGGCAGCGTCCAGCCGACCGCGCCCGGGGCGGCGCCGCAGCAGGGTGCGCCCCAAGGGTACGGGCGGACGACGGCCCAGCCCCCGCAGAGCCCTCTCCCGCAGGACCCGTCCCAGGTGGCACAGCCCGTTGCCCTGCCACCGTCGGCCCAGCCCTACTCGGCACCCTCGATGCAGTCTGCGGCGCAGCCCGTGGATCAGCAGACCGCGATGCCGCCCGGCGTGCGGAGCGCGGCGCCGGCGGGGTACGCGCACGGGCAGAGCGGGGCGCCGTCGGGATACGGCCCGGGGCAGGCTCAGGCTTATGACCCGGGCCAGGCATACGGTCCGAGCCAGTCGGCCGCGCCGGCGTACGGCGCCGAGATGTATGCGCAGCAGGCACAGCCCAGGAAGAGGCGAGGCCTCAAGGTACTCGCCATCATCCTGCCGGTCGCCCTGCTGCTGACCGGGGGCGGCGTGGCCGCGTGGTACTTCCTGTCGAGAAGCAACGTCTACGCAGCCTCGCGCGATATCTCCGTGTCTGACGCGTGGACTAAAGGCGCCAGCAAGACATGGAGCGCCGACGTCGAAGCGGACGCCGAACCATACGTTGCGGGCGACTACTTCCTCACCTTCAACAAGAGCACCTCCACCCTGACCGGCTACACACCGCTGGGCAGCGGCATGAAGGAGGCCTGGAAGGCCGATATCGACGACGAGAGCCTAACCTCCTCCTACGCCCTACTGCCGGAGTTCCAACTATGGGGCAAGAAGACGCTCGTCTACAAGTCAACCCTCATTGACCTGGAGTCAGGAAAAACCTCCTCAGCCCCCTGGGAGGAGGATAAATACGCGCTGATCACCGACGACATCGCCATCGGCTGCACGAGCAGCGGGAAATGCACCGCGTGGGACTCCCAGAAGAAGCAGAAGTGGTCTCACGAGATCGCCGGCGTGGAAGAAATGCCGGAGTCTCCTTACCTCGACACCGGAGCTGTCCTCGTCAAGGACAATCATCGCTATACCGGACTGTTCAACGCCGTCATTGATATCGACACCGGAGACACGACAATCTTGGGTGGAAAGCGAGTCAACAACGACTCATCGGTCACGTTCCTCAACGATGGCTGGGTAGTCAACCAGCGAGAGAAGGACGCCTCCGAAGACGATTCGGGATCATCCGAGCCATCGAAGTGGAGAACAACGATCTACGACTTTAAGGGAAAGAAGAAGACCAGCTATCTTATGGACGCTGACAAGAAGAAGCTGCCGGCCATTGCGGACAACACCCTCATCAGCGCCGAAGAGTTCGTCACGTTCTACAAGGACAACGACCTCAACAAGGCCCCCTTCACATTCTCTTCCGAAGGAAGTGGATGCGTCTCCAAGATTACCAGCAAGGATGGTAACTCCACCTCCGTCGTCAACCCCGAAGAGAGTTCCGACCATAACTCGGAGGACAATCCCTGCCCGTCAAACACGGCGGCATCCCAGGGCGGTAAGATCGCCGAACTGGCCACCTGGAGGCACGGCGATGCCAGCTCAATACTTCTCCTCATGGAGGTCAGCACCGGCAGAACGATTGAGTTCACCGGCATCGACTGGCAGAACGGCGACTCACTCATCGCCGTGAAACCCAACCTCATCATCGGATACGACAAGGACGACGGAAAGGTCTCCGGCTTCAAGCCCGCGTCCTGA
- a CDS encoding response regulator transcription factor, whose amino-acid sequence MGAESEGLRPTSVMLVDDQRFARLGLALMVRKAPDLRVVAEAGDGREALEVLEELNRSSGLPDVVLMDVRMPGLDGISATGAVAQRFPTVKVLVLTTYDEDDYAFGALEMGASGFLLKDVRAAQLAQAVRAVAQGDAVLTPRVTKELIARGAPRALSGAQRKEMRERFGALTPRELDIVRLIAEGMSNEEIAERLVLQPASVRRNVSRILAKLHLRDRVQIVVAWYKSGG is encoded by the coding sequence GTGGGTGCGGAGTCGGAGGGGCTGAGGCCGACGTCGGTCATGCTCGTGGATGATCAGCGTTTCGCGCGCCTGGGGTTGGCGCTCATGGTCCGCAAGGCGCCGGACCTGCGCGTGGTGGCGGAGGCCGGCGACGGGCGGGAGGCGCTGGAGGTCCTGGAGGAGCTGAACCGGTCGTCGGGGCTGCCTGACGTCGTGCTCATGGACGTGCGCATGCCCGGCCTGGACGGGATCAGCGCGACTGGCGCGGTGGCGCAGCGCTTCCCGACGGTGAAGGTCCTGGTGCTGACGACCTACGACGAGGACGACTACGCCTTCGGGGCGCTGGAGATGGGGGCCTCGGGGTTCCTGCTCAAGGACGTGCGTGCGGCGCAGCTGGCGCAGGCGGTGCGGGCGGTGGCGCAGGGCGACGCCGTGCTCACGCCGCGCGTCACCAAGGAGCTCATTGCGCGCGGGGCGCCGCGGGCGCTGTCCGGTGCGCAGCGGAAGGAGATGCGGGAGCGGTTCGGGGCGCTGACGCCCCGCGAGCTTGACATCGTCCGGCTCATCGCTGAGGGGATGTCGAACGAGGAGATCGCCGAGAGGCTGGTGCTCCAGCCCGCCTCCGTGCGCCGCAACGTCAGCCGCATCCTGGCCAAGCTCCACTTGCGTGACCGCGTCCAGATCGTCGTCGCCTGGTACAAGAGTGGTGGTTGA